In Sparus aurata unplaced genomic scaffold, fSpaAur1.1, whole genome shotgun sequence, a single window of DNA contains:
- the LOC115577544 gene encoding major histocompatibility complex class I-related gene protein-like, with the protein MISVVYKLLCLSCSATLEVDELLMGLCDSNKGLDVKDVAKSFFTKYPERLEWYKQGCLNVLPIFKPRINRLMRLYNQSEGVHVLQEVNGCEWDDETEEVKGFVQFGYDGKDFLELDLKTFTWIALRPEAVIAKPIWDASKVGVGVVDYYKTAFTLIYPELLKKYAEYGRSFQLRTELPSVSLLQKTPSSPVSCLATGFYPHRASLVWRKDGEELPEEVDHGEILPNHDGTFQMSVDLNLSSVTPEDWTRYDCVFQLYGVKEEIITKLEKDRIRTNEVKSSNMTVLSTAAVVVLALILIGAAGFIVYNKKKAISPPSSPDNSTELSEQLNPET; encoded by the exons ATGATAAGTGTTGTTTATAAGCtcctttgtttgtcctgcagtgctacactAGAAGTTGATGAACTTCTGATGGGGTTATGTGACAGCAACAAAGGGCTGGATGTAAAGGACGTTGCGAAATCATTCTTCACAAAGTATCCTGAGCGGTTGGAGTGGTACAAACAAGGATGTCTCAATGTGTTGCCAATCTTTAAACCCCGCATAAACCGTTTGATGCGTCTCTACAACCAAAGTGAAG gtgtccatgttttacaaGAGGTGAAtggctgtgagtgggatgatgagactgaagaggtcaaaggtttcGTTCAGTTTGGTTATGATGGAAAAGACTTCTTGGAATTGGatctgaaaacatttacatggaTCGCTCTAAGACCTGAGGCTGTCATCGCCAAACCGATATGGGATGCCAGTAAAGTAGGAGTAGGAGTAGTGGACTACTATAAGACTGCTTTTACTCTGATTTATCCAGAGTTGCTAAAGAAGTATGCGGAATACGGGAGGAGCTTTCAgctgagaacag agcttccctcagtgtctctcctccagaagactccctcctctccagtcagctgcctcgctacaggtttctaccctcacagagcctcactcgtctggaggaaagatggagaggagcttcctgaggaggtggaccacggagagatcctccccaaccacgatggaaccttccagatgagtgttgacctgaacctttcatcagtcacacctgaagactggacgaggtacgactgtgtgtttcagctctatggtgtgaaggaggaaatcatcaccaaactggagaaagatcggatcagaaccaacgaag TGAAGTccagtaacatgaccgtcctcagcactgctgcagtggttgttcttgctctcattctcatcggtgctgctggattcatcgtttacaacaagaagaaag ccatcagccctccatctt ctcctgacaacagcacagagctctctgagcagctgaatccagagacctga